A single window of Fischerella sp. PCC 9605 DNA harbors:
- a CDS encoding DegT/DnrJ/EryC1/StrS family aminotransferase: MKMNNNLSIAIPFVDLNLQHQPIYNHLLQAIENILKQGDFVLGQTLSDFEAAFAAVSDTKYGIGVACGTDAIALGLQACNISSGDEVILPANTFVATLIGVLRAGAKPIFVDCDPQTALIDLNAAAKAITSKTKAIIPVHLYGQMVSPKQLLDLADTYKLLIFEDAAQAHLAEREGYRAGSVGIAAAFSFYPSKNLGGFGDGGMLVTRDPDVAEKMVRLRNYGASRKYFHTEAGTNSRLDTIQAAVLQQKLPYLPQWNRDRLNIAQQYATQLAPLAASGIIPIKNHSGEGHVYHLYVIRVCETCPIERSALQEQLTAAGIQTGIHYPIPCHLQPAFSDLGYQVGNFPHAEMLAKQILSLPMYPGLSNSQIQEITGAIAHTLATNSPSEKLLLA, encoded by the coding sequence ATGAAAATGAATAATAATCTATCAATAGCAATTCCTTTTGTTGACTTGAATTTACAACACCAACCAATTTACAATCATCTCCTACAGGCAATTGAGAATATATTGAAACAAGGAGATTTTGTTTTAGGGCAAACACTTTCAGATTTTGAAGCAGCATTTGCTGCGGTTTCTGATACAAAATATGGAATTGGTGTTGCCTGTGGAACTGATGCGATCGCCCTTGGTTTACAAGCTTGTAATATTAGTTCTGGAGATGAAGTGATTTTGCCAGCCAATACTTTTGTAGCAACATTAATTGGCGTGTTACGTGCAGGTGCAAAACCGATTTTTGTAGATTGCGATCCCCAAACAGCTTTAATTGATTTAAACGCAGCCGCAAAGGCAATTACTTCAAAAACCAAAGCTATTATTCCTGTGCATCTTTATGGTCAAATGGTATCGCCAAAACAGCTTTTGGATTTAGCCGACACCTACAAACTACTAATTTTTGAAGACGCCGCACAGGCACATCTAGCCGAACGAGAGGGATATCGCGCTGGTTCAGTAGGGATAGCAGCAGCTTTTAGTTTTTATCCCAGCAAGAATTTGGGAGGATTTGGTGACGGGGGAATGCTCGTTACGCGAGATCCAGATGTAGCTGAAAAAATGGTACGCTTGCGGAATTATGGGGCATCCCGAAAGTATTTTCATACAGAAGCAGGTACAAATAGCCGTTTAGATACGATCCAGGCAGCAGTATTGCAGCAAAAATTACCATATCTACCGCAGTGGAATCGCGATCGCCTAAATATCGCCCAGCAGTATGCTACTCAACTAGCACCCCTAGCAGCAAGCGGAATTATCCCTATAAAAAACCACAGCGGCGAGGGACACGTTTATCACTTGTACGTAATCAGAGTTTGTGAAACTTGTCCTATAGAACGTTCTGCACTCCAAGAACAACTAACAGCCGCAGGAATTCAAACAGGCATTCACTACCCCATTCCCTGTCATCTCCAGCCAGCATTTTCTGATTTAGGTTATCAAGTCGGTAACTTTCCTCATGCAGAAATGCTGGCAAAGCAAATTTTATCGTTGCCGATGTATCCAGGTTTGAGCAATAGCCAAATTCAGGAAATCACAGGTGCGATCGCCCATACACTAGCAACTAATTCTCCTTCCGAAAAGCTTTTATTAGCTTGA
- a CDS encoding SDR family NAD(P)-dependent oxidoreductase: MNIQGKVALITGASRGIGRAIALELAQQGMKRLILVARDRQKLAEVAKEIEAMGVETTIMALDLTKPVFVNVAVAQLWRSYGPIHLLVNCAGVAYQNSFLQSKLPQVQEELSLNLLGTYTLTHMMARRMASRREGTIVNVSSLMGKVAAPTMATYSATKFAILGFTQALRRELAPYNIPVLALLPTLTDTDMVRDLKLFRWVMPMTPQRVAKAFICGLQKDSPEILVGWHSHLAVWCQRLCPWLLEMILQLATPQPQAPKTQQPVKKQIKGLSRVTLDLWPDFSRVSDSFAKLR; encoded by the coding sequence ATGAATATTCAAGGCAAGGTAGCTCTAATTACTGGGGCTTCCCGTGGTATTGGGCGTGCCATTGCTCTGGAACTGGCGCAACAAGGCATGAAGCGGCTGATCTTAGTTGCACGCGATCGCCAAAAGTTAGCAGAGGTGGCTAAAGAAATAGAGGCGATGGGAGTAGAAACCACAATCATGGCATTAGACTTGACTAAGCCAGTGTTTGTGAATGTTGCCGTTGCCCAACTTTGGCGCAGTTATGGCCCGATTCATTTGCTGGTAAACTGTGCAGGCGTAGCCTACCAAAATTCCTTTTTGCAATCTAAACTACCCCAGGTTCAAGAGGAACTTTCTCTGAATTTGTTGGGAACCTACACCCTAACTCATATGATGGCTAGACGCATGGCAAGCCGAAGGGAAGGAACAATAGTTAATGTTTCTAGCTTGATGGGGAAGGTGGCTGCACCAACTATGGCGACTTATTCAGCTACCAAATTTGCGATTTTAGGTTTCACTCAAGCTTTACGCCGCGAACTAGCCCCATACAATATCCCGGTGTTAGCATTACTGCCAACTCTTACAGATACAGACATGGTGCGCGACTTAAAGTTATTTCGCTGGGTGATGCCGATGACTCCCCAACGAGTGGCTAAAGCATTCATCTGTGGATTGCAAAAAGATTCACCGGAAATTTTAGTTGGATGGCACAGTCATTTAGCAGTATGGTGTCAACGCCTTTGTCCTTGGTTGCTGGAGATGATTTTACAATTGGCAACTCCCCAACCTCAAGCACCAAAAACACAACAGCCTGTGAAAAAACAAATAAAAGGACTATCCAGAGTCACTTTGGATTTATGGCCGGATTTTTCACGGGTTTCGGATAGTTTTGCAAAACTCAGATAG
- the msrA gene encoding peptide-methionine (S)-S-oxide reductase MsrA codes for MVLFGFGKKLTLPTHEEALPGRAESMPVTNRHYINGNPILPPFPAGMEMAMFGMGCFWGAERKFWQLPGVFTTAVGYAAGITPNPTYREVCTGMTGHNEVVRVVYDPKVISYTDILKVFWENHDPTQGMRQGNDVGTQYRSGIYVYSEEQRKLAEASRDAYQKALSNAGHGKITTEILDAPEFYYAEDYHQQYLGKNPGGYCGLGGTNVACPVGLIES; via the coding sequence ATGGTGCTATTTGGATTTGGTAAAAAATTAACCTTGCCCACTCATGAAGAAGCTTTGCCTGGACGAGCAGAGTCTATGCCAGTAACCAACCGTCACTATATCAACGGTAATCCTATCCTGCCTCCTTTCCCGGCAGGTATGGAAATGGCCATGTTTGGGATGGGGTGCTTTTGGGGTGCAGAACGCAAATTTTGGCAACTTCCTGGAGTTTTCACTACCGCAGTGGGTTACGCTGCTGGGATCACTCCTAACCCCACCTATAGGGAAGTCTGTACTGGAATGACTGGTCATAACGAAGTGGTGCGCGTTGTATACGATCCCAAAGTGATTAGTTACACTGACATACTCAAAGTATTCTGGGAAAACCACGACCCTACCCAAGGAATGCGTCAAGGTAATGACGTTGGTACTCAATACCGCTCTGGGATTTATGTGTATTCTGAAGAACAAAGAAAGCTAGCAGAAGCATCGCGGGACGCATATCAAAAAGCTCTCAGCAATGCAGGTCATGGAAAGATTACTACAGAAATCCTCGATGCACCAGAATTTTACTACGCGGAAGATTACCATCAGCAATACTTAGGCAAAAACCCTGGTGGGTATTGCGGGTTAGGAGGAACAAATGTTGCTTGTCCTGTAGGATTAATTGAATCTTGA
- the crtB gene encoding cyanoexosortase B, with translation MLNQRQFQHTISPQLLSLGILGILGLLYAPLLLHWLDGWLNKNISTEHEYFSHGIIGLPFAAYITWKNRKLWQRLPNRIHPLGAVFLLVGGIFYLSGISEWVNLSFPTILTGLCLWFKGIPGLKLQRFPLLLVFLATPTLVPYLIAPYTFPLQSFIAGTAGFILNQFGMAVTVDEINIYVGGRIVEVAPYCAGLKMLFTTLYVGLMLLYWTGALSSRHKTISFLSIAVLISVSGNIIRNTLLTYFHGTGQEAAFHWLHDSWGGDMFSAVMLVLLIPILNKINSYFSEPAVIEQERANGQ, from the coding sequence ATGCTGAACCAGCGTCAATTTCAACATACTATTTCACCACAATTATTAAGCCTAGGCATTTTAGGTATTTTGGGGCTGCTTTATGCTCCCCTTTTACTCCATTGGTTAGATGGTTGGCTGAACAAAAATATTAGTACAGAACACGAATATTTTAGTCACGGTATTATTGGTTTACCTTTCGCTGCTTATATAACTTGGAAAAATCGGAAGTTATGGCAAAGACTACCAAATCGTATCCATCCCTTAGGTGCTGTATTTTTGTTAGTAGGAGGCATTTTTTATCTAAGTGGTATCAGTGAATGGGTTAATCTTTCCTTTCCCACCATACTGACAGGATTATGCTTGTGGTTCAAAGGAATTCCAGGTTTGAAATTGCAAAGATTTCCCCTGCTGTTAGTTTTTCTAGCAACGCCAACGCTAGTACCTTATTTAATTGCTCCCTATACCTTTCCTCTACAAAGCTTCATCGCTGGCACTGCGGGTTTTATTTTAAATCAGTTTGGTATGGCAGTAACTGTTGATGAAATCAACATATATGTAGGAGGACGCATTGTAGAAGTGGCTCCCTACTGTGCAGGGTTAAAAATGTTGTTTACTACTCTCTATGTTGGCTTGATGCTACTTTATTGGACTGGTGCTTTGTCTTCCCGCCATAAAACCATTTCGTTTTTATCAATAGCCGTATTAATTAGTGTTAGCGGCAATATCATTCGCAACACTTTACTTACGTATTTTCATGGTACAGGTCAAGAAGCTGCTTTTCACTGGCTGCATGACAGTTGGGGTGGGGACATGTTCTCTGCTGTGATGCTGGTGCTATTAATACCGATTCTGAATAAAATTAATAGTTATTTCTCTGAACCCGCTGTAATTGAGCAAGAACGAGCCAATGGTCAATAG
- a CDS encoding GAF domain-containing sensor histidine kinase, translating to MVEPENKLLPLKDGWASPETREQQRLKALSELGLRQPETIPVFEEATQTAAHFLEAPISILGFVDQERHWFKSAVGLSRLGLMNQLAQNRQLLRRESFCTQVVENSQIIVINDTKKLTDAELVASKLLLDYGIRAYLGAPLFDASGNCLGALAVMDLVPRNFTNRDVEFLQIIARWSMSEFERNRLLQATSESNISKSPPDWSLPEANTSEIRITPVTFSTNSAPTNQLKLELLGQLTQELRTPLTSVLGMASVLGREIYGPLTTKQREYLEIIQHSGRYLLSLVNEISELGAMDEAEKALNLAPVDIEMLCQQAINTLEEAANRREQDIRLSLEPGRNRILPLDKDKVRQMLYHLVFSVIQLSATGSVVRIHVSYKDDTFNITVWVSHPWLGDGITEVDPYFCPSAAPLLELSGETAIFNTHLENQEEADSLPLVANKSQDMRVSTSSVLDATKRHGSLSRESLGLLLSCQLAELHGGYISIQGSPESGFRYVLSLPLNQEKAEAMNDVSSTTASS from the coding sequence ATGGTAGAGCCTGAAAACAAATTGTTGCCCTTGAAGGATGGTTGGGCATCCCCGGAAACCCGAGAACAACAACGCCTCAAGGCTTTGTCAGAATTAGGTTTGCGACAACCAGAAACGATTCCAGTTTTTGAAGAAGCGACTCAAACTGCTGCTCATTTTTTGGAGGCACCAATTTCCATTTTGGGATTTGTGGATCAAGAACGCCATTGGTTTAAATCAGCAGTGGGTTTATCTAGGTTGGGATTAATGAATCAGTTGGCACAAAACCGTCAATTGTTACGCCGGGAGTCTTTTTGTACCCAGGTGGTAGAAAATTCGCAAATAATAGTAATAAATGATACAAAAAAACTAACTGATGCAGAGCTTGTTGCCAGCAAGTTGCTACTAGATTATGGCATTCGTGCTTATTTGGGGGCGCCACTATTTGATGCTTCGGGAAATTGTTTGGGCGCACTAGCGGTAATGGATTTAGTACCGCGCAACTTTACTAATCGAGACGTTGAGTTTTTACAAATCATCGCTCGTTGGAGTATGAGTGAATTTGAACGCAACCGACTCCTGCAAGCGACTTCAGAAAGCAATATTTCCAAGAGTCCTCCTGATTGGTCACTCCCAGAAGCAAATACCAGTGAAATTAGAATCACCCCTGTTACATTTTCAACTAACTCAGCTCCTACTAACCAACTCAAGTTGGAACTTTTAGGGCAGTTAACTCAGGAGTTGCGTACGCCTTTAACATCTGTATTAGGCATGGCTAGTGTTCTCGGCCGTGAAATTTACGGACCTTTGACTACTAAGCAGAGAGAATATTTAGAAATTATCCAACATAGCGGTCGGTACTTGCTTTCCCTAGTCAATGAAATTTCTGAACTGGGAGCAATGGATGAAGCTGAGAAAGCACTAAATCTCGCTCCTGTAGATATTGAAATGCTATGTCAACAAGCAATAAATACTCTGGAAGAAGCAGCTAATCGCCGCGAGCAAGATATTCGCTTGTCTCTCGAACCAGGACGCAATCGCATTTTGCCTTTAGATAAAGACAAGGTGCGACAAATGCTGTATCACCTAGTTTTCAGCGTGATTCAGTTATCTGCTACAGGTAGCGTTGTGCGAATTCATGTTTCTTATAAAGACGATACGTTCAATATTACAGTTTGGGTTTCGCATCCTTGGTTAGGAGACGGTATCACTGAAGTTGACCCTTATTTTTGCCCTAGCGCAGCGCCACTGCTGGAACTATCAGGTGAGACAGCAATTTTTAATACTCATTTAGAAAACCAGGAAGAAGCAGACAGCTTGCCACTAGTCGCAAACAAGTCTCAAGATATGAGAGTTTCCACCTCAAGTGTGCTGGATGCGACAAAACGGCATGGTAGCCTCTCACGCGAAAGCTTGGGTTTGTTACTCAGTTGTCAGTTGGCAGAACTGCACGGCGGATATATTTCAATTCAAGGTTCGCCAGAATCTGGATTTCGCTACGTGCTGAGTTTGCCACTAAATCAAGAGAAAGCAGAAGCAATGAATGATGTTTCATCAACTACCGCTTCTTCTTAG